The segment CGCGGCGCGGCGGAACAGCTGCGCGCCCGGCCGCAACGCGATGGCTGCCAGGATGAGCATGTTCGCCATCCCGCTGCCGAACAGGTCGCCGGCGGCCAGGTCGACGGCGTTGATGCGAACCGCCGAGATGTCCGTCATCAGCTCCGGCAACGACGTCGCCGCCGCGAGGAAGATGGAGCCCACCCAGACGCGGCCGAGGTTCGTCCGCGCCGCGATCACGTCGCTGCTGCGGGCCAGCGCCACGCCCGCCGCCACCACCGCCGCCGCGCTCGCCGCCAGCGCGGCCACTGTGCTCAGGATCGGATCCATCGCTGTCGCATCACTACGGAATCGTCGCACCACACCGGCGCGGGGGATCGACCGCGCCGCCGAGGGCCGACACAAACATAACCGGCGAGCGCCCGCCACGCTCGCCGGGCAGCCTCGAAACCGGAGTGTGCGCCGTCCCGACGCGCGCCGAACCGCATCCGCCGGTGCGATCACCCCTGCGAGGGCGCGGTCCACCCCGCTGTCCACCGGTACGCGTCCCGAATCCCGCCCCCGACCCCGCGCCCCTTGACCCTGACGTTGCGTCAGGGTTTACCGTTGCCACCGGCTCGGGCGGATCGCGGAGCGGCTGCGCGCGGCGGAGGAGGTCTCCGCCGACGAACGGATCCGATCGATCGATGAGATGACCATGTTCGAGAAATACTACACGCCCGAGCAGCGCGCGCAGCTCGCGAAGCGGGCCGAGGCGCTGGGCGAAGAGCGCATCCGCGAAGTGGAAGCAGAGTGGCCGCGGCTGATGGAGGCAGTGCGCGCGGAGATGGAGAAGGGCACCGACCCGTCGGCCCCGCGCGTCCAGGCGCTGGCGCGGCGGTGGGAGGCGCTGGTCGAGGAGTTCACCGGCAGCGACCCGGGCATCGAGGCGTCGCTGAGGCGGATGTACGAGCAGGAGACCACCGTGCACGGGATCAACACGGCGTCCGTCCGCGCGATGGGCGAGTACATCGAGCGCGCGCTGGTGGCTGACCGGGAAGAGAAGTAGCGATAGCTTGTCGCGCGCCCATGGTCGGCCACGCCTGGCCACCGTGCGCGAGCGAAAGAGCCCGCGCCACGTTACGCGGCCACGCCTGGAACCGAGCCGGCCGGCGACGACCCCGGCCGGCTCGCCTCGTCTCTCCTCTCGCCGTGCCCGGATCGCCGTGGTCGGAACGGCGCGCCGGACGGGTCGCCGCCCCTTTGCCGTTGGCGGGGATCGTCTGGACTGCGTACGAGGGATTCTGTGCGAGAGACCAGAGCGGGAGATCGGCGGGATACGAGCATACGGCACGGCGGCGGCGTACCCGTGGCTCGCGGCTGTTCCGTCACGACCGGGAGGCGTCCCGACTCAAGGTTGGACCGGGACGCCTCCCCATGCGTCCGCAGCGCATCACTCTGCGCGGTGGCGACGCCGCCGCACGCTCGGCGGCGCGAACGGGTTGGTGCACAGCACGCCCGGGGTCTGTCGTCGGGCCCGCGTGATGCGGGCGCTCGTCGAGTGGGAACGCGGAGAGGTGCACCGGCGCGCCGTCCGCTTCCAGCTCCGCGCCGATCACTCCGCCGGTGAGCACGCGGTACGTGCCGCGACCAACGGTGGGCGCCTGTACGCGCTGCGCGGCGCGCACGGCCTCGGAGACGTCGTCGAGCGCGCCCGTGGGCGCGTAGGCGCCCAGCGCGTCGCGGATCTCCGCGATCTCCTCCCACACCGCCGGCTGCGCGTGCGCAAGCGACGACGCGGGCGCGACGAGCCCCGCCGCCGCGTACTCCGCCTCGATGGCGCGGGCCTTCCTGCGCACCTTGCTGGGCGAGTGCTGCGGCGCGTGCCGCATCGCGTCGCTGTCGAAGCGCCACCGCCCCTGCTCGATGCACGAGACCGGGATGCGCGTCTCGCTGCGCGCCGGCAGCAGGATGCTCCGGTTGGTCGTGCGGTTCTGCCGCGCGCCCACGAGCTGCTCGCCGTCCAGCACCAGCACGTCCACATCGCCCGTGTTCGACGCGAGCAGCGCGGGCACCGAGCCCTCGTCCACCTCGGTGATGCGGACGGTCCCAGCCGCCAGCGCGTCTACGAGCAGCGCGTACGGCAGCTCCGGCTCGCCCACGGCGATGAGCGGGAAGATGGTCAGCGCATCGTGCCGCTGCGGAGCGGCGAGCGTGAGGTCCAGCATGGGCGCAGTTCCTTCGTTCGGCGGTCGGTTCCGACGGCTGGGGCACGGTAACGGGCGGGTCTGACAGCGATGTTCATCCGCAGCAGGGCGGTGCACTCCGCCTCCAGGACCCCGGTGTCCCACAGCCGGACAGCAGCCCGACGGTGGGCACCGCCGCAGGAAAACGCGAACTCGCGATCACACAACGAGCTACGCCCCTGGCCGATGCCCGGCACGCGCGCTGCACCTTGCAACGCCCGACCGGTGCCGTGCACCCTCCCGTACACGCCGGGTCGGAGGAACGGAATCCATGGACCGCCTGCTCCAGGACCTGCGGCACGCCGCGCGCGCGTTGCGCAACGCGCCCGGCTTCACGATCCTCGCCGTCATCGCGCTGGCGATCGGCGTCGGCGCGAACTCGGCGATCTTCAGCCTCGTCAACGCTGTTCTGCTGCGTCCACTCCCGGTCGAAGGGCTGGACCGGCTGCACGTCGTGCGGGTGGACGTCCCGCTACTCGACCTCTACGGCGCGCCGCTCGCGCCGCCGGAAGTGCTGGAGCTGGCCGAGCGCGAGGACGCGTTCGAGGCGGTCACCGGGTACCTCGTCGGCGACCGTACCCTCACGGGCCACGGAGAGCCGCAACGCGTCGGCGTCGCGATGACGCTCGGCGACTTCGCGG is part of the bacterium genome and harbors:
- a CDS encoding albicidin resistance protein, translating into MFEKYYTPEQRAQLAKRAEALGEERIREVEAEWPRLMEAVRAEMEKGTDPSAPRVQALARRWEALVEEFTGSDPGIEASLRRMYEQETTVHGINTASVRAMGEYIERALVADREEK